From the genome of Opisthocomus hoazin isolate bOpiHoa1 chromosome 8, bOpiHoa1.hap1, whole genome shotgun sequence, one region includes:
- the LRRN3 gene encoding leucine-rich repeat neuronal protein 3, with protein sequence MKDMQLKINLLLGLVITALVQAVEKKADCPESCICEIRPWFTPMSVYMEAPTVDCNDLGLLNFPARLPADTKVLLLQTNNIAKIEHSVDFPVNLTGLDLSQNNLSSVTSINLRKIPQLLSVYLEENKLTELPEECLSGLHNLQELYINHNLLSVIAPGAFIGLNNLLRLHLNSNGLQMINRKWFEATPNLEILMIGENPIIRIEDMNFKPLINLRSLVLAGINLTEIPDNALAGLDNLESISFYDNRFVRVPHIALQKATNLKFLDLNKNPINRIRRGDFSNMLHLKELGINNMPELISIDSLAVDNLPDLRKIEATNNPRLSYIHPNAFYRLPKLESLMLNSNALSALYRSTIESLPNLKEVSIHSNPIRCDCVIRWINMNKTNIRFMEPESLFCVDPPEFQGQNVRQIHFREMMEICLPLIAPESFPSTLDLKTGSHISLHCRATAEPEPEIYWITPSGHKLLPNTISNKYYIHSEGTLDISDVTHKESGLYTCIATNLVGADLKSVMIKVDGSFPQDSNVSLNIKIKDIKSNSVLVSWKASTKILKSSVRWTAFLKAENSHAAQSARIPSDIKVYNLTRLNPSTEYKICIDIPTIYSQNKKQCVNVTTKGLDLAVKAYEKNNIIGLLACLGALLGIISVVYLYSCISREMNYDAGHNYLKNYLKKQSFSVNEFYPPLIGLWDMGKEKSTVMEVKGTVIGVPTNMS encoded by the coding sequence ATGAAGGACATGCAACTCAAAATTAATCTTCTACTTGGCCTAGTTATCACTGCACTAGTACAAGCTGTAGAAAAAAAAGCAGACTGCCCAGAGTCATGCATATGTGAGATCAGACCATGGTTCACCCCCATGTCTGTGTACATGGAGGCTCCAACAGTCGACTGTAATGATTTAGGCCTTCTTAATTTTCCAGCCAGACTGCCTGCTGACACAAAAGTTCTACTTCTACAGACTAATAATATTGCAAAAATCGAACATTCAGTAGACTTCCCAGTGAATTTAACTGGTCTAGATTTATCTCAGAACAATTTATCTTCAGTGACCAGTATTAATCTTAGAAAGATACCACAGTTGCTTTCAGTGTATCTTGAAGAAAACAAACTTACTGAACTCCCTGAAGAATGTCTCTCTGGACTCCACAATTTACAAGAGCTTTATATTAATCACAATCTGCTTTCTGTGATTGCACCGGGAGCTTTCATAGGCCTCAATAATCTTCTAAGACTTCATCTCAATTCAAATGGTCTGCAAATGATCAACAGGAAGTGGTTTGAAGCTACTCCTAATCTTGAAATTCTCATGATTGGAGAAAACCCAATAATCAGAATCGAAGATATGAACTTTAAGCCTCTTATCAATCTGCGCAGCCTAGTTTTAGCAGGCATAAATCTCACTGAAATACCAGATAATGCTTTGGCTGGCCTTGACAATTTAGAAAGCATCTCCTTTTATGACAACAGATTTGTCAGAGTGCCCCACATTGCTCTTCAAAAAGCTACAAATCTTAAATTTCTGGATCTAAATAAGAATCCCATTAACAGAATACGACGAGGAGATTTTAGCAATATGCTGCACCTAAAAGAGTTAGGAATTAATAACATGCCCGAACTGATTTCTATAGATAGTCTTGCTGTTGATAATTTGCcagatttaagaaaaatagaAGCTACCAATAACCCCAGATTGTCATACATTCATCCAAATGCATTCTACAGACTTCCCAAGCTGGAATCACTCATGCTCAACAGCAACGCGCTGAGTGCCCTGTACCGCAGTACAATAGAATCCTTGCCTAACCTCAAAGAAGTTAGTATACACAGCAATCCCATTAGATGTGATTGTGTCATCCGCTGGATTAACATGAATAAAACAAACATTCGCTTCATGGAGCCAGAGTCCCTGTTTTGTGTAGACCCTCCTGAATTCCAAGGCCAGAATGTGAGACAGATACACTTCCGGGAAATGATGGAAATCTGTCTCCCCCTGATAGCTCCTGAAAGTTTTCCATCTACTCTGGATTTAAAAACTGGTAGTCATATTTCCTTGCACTGCAGAGCAACAGCAGAACCAGAACCTGAAATCTACTGGATAACACCATCAGGACACAAACTTCTGCCTAATACTATTTCTAATAAATACTACATTCATTCTGAAGGAACATTAGACATAAGTGATGTAACACACAAAGAAAGTGGCTTATATACATGTATAGCCACAAATTTAGTTGGGGCAGACCTAAAGTCAGTCATGATTAAAGTGGACGGCTCTTTCCCTCAGGACAGCAATGTATCtttgaatattaaaataaaagacatAAAATCtaattctgttttggtttcatgGAAAGCAAGTACTAAAATTCTGAAGTCCAGTGTTAGATGGACAGCATTTCTGAAAGCCGAAAACTCTCACGCTGCACAGAGCGCTCGAATACCATCTGATATAAAGGTATATAATCTGACACGTCTAAATCCATCAACTGAGTACAAAATTTGTATAGATATTCCCACTATCTATTCACAGAATAAGAAACAATGTGTCAACGTAACCACAAAAGGACTGGACTTGGCAGTGAAAGCCTATGAAAAGAACAACATAATAGGACTCCTTGCCTGCCTTGGTGCTCTTTTGGGAATCATTTCTGTGGTATATCTCTACAGCTGCATCTCACGAGAGATGAACTATGATGCTGGACACAACTATCTAAAGAACTACCTGAAGAAACAATCCTTCTCAGTCAATGAGTTTTATCCTCCTCTAATCGGTCTTTGGGACATGggcaaagaaaaaagcacagtaaTGGAAGTAAAAGGAACTGTAATAGGTGTACCAACCAATATGTCATAA